Proteins found in one Vallitalea guaymasensis genomic segment:
- a CDS encoding GerAB/ArcD/ProY family transporter gives MFSQNNKISMRQVEILIILNMFSNTSLILPRIASEIADGDGHFIVLGGAIISLVYVFIITSLVKMFPDKNIVEYTELIFNKPIAIIIGVVFCLKLIILAGLEIRVFGELVKQALLRNTPIEIIVIAMLLVVVYLTRKGYEARARMAELLIFIILIPLVVIFFFAVPDIKLYNISPIFSISGEKFIYGSLIMSFAYSGIELLLLSSPYVINPDKLPKVTLRSVAFVGVLNALICILTIGSFGPIETSRQIWPVMTIMQTIHLPGALIQRQDALMVSFWIMTVFLLINAYLFFSGLLIKKIANLKEQNFLILPLIPIIYLISLIPDNIVETYKWIEIMTRYVSLLFLLPIPLILLVVAKMRGLGKTSK, from the coding sequence ATGTTTTCACAAAACAATAAAATATCAATGAGACAAGTTGAGATTCTGATTATTCTCAACATGTTCAGTAATACAAGTTTAATTTTGCCTAGAATCGCTTCTGAAATAGCAGATGGCGATGGTCATTTTATTGTTCTAGGCGGTGCTATCATTTCCCTTGTGTATGTTTTCATTATAACTTCTCTTGTTAAAATGTTTCCTGATAAGAACATTGTAGAATATACAGAACTGATATTCAATAAACCAATCGCCATTATTATAGGAGTTGTATTCTGTCTAAAACTCATAATTTTGGCAGGGCTGGAAATAAGGGTTTTTGGAGAACTGGTAAAACAGGCATTACTAAGAAATACACCGATAGAAATTATAGTAATAGCTATGCTTTTGGTTGTAGTCTATCTGACAAGAAAAGGTTATGAAGCAAGAGCTAGAATGGCAGAACTGTTAATATTTATTATATTGATTCCTTTGGTAGTTATATTTTTCTTCGCAGTTCCAGATATCAAGTTATATAATATTTCACCTATTTTTTCAATTTCAGGAGAAAAATTCATCTATGGAAGCTTAATAATGTCTTTTGCCTATTCAGGGATAGAGTTATTGTTGCTATCAAGTCCTTATGTAATAAATCCTGATAAATTACCCAAGGTGACATTACGAAGTGTAGCTTTTGTTGGTGTACTAAATGCTTTAATATGCATTTTGACAATTGGCTCTTTTGGACCTATAGAGACTTCCAGACAAATATGGCCTGTAATGACCATCATGCAGACAATACATCTGCCAGGTGCTTTAATACAAAGGCAAGATGCCCTAATGGTAAGTTTTTGGATAATGACAGTATTTTTGCTTATAAACGCTTATTTATTCTTTTCAGGATTATTAATTAAAAAAATTGCTAACTTGAAAGAACAGAATTTCTTGATTTTGCCTCTAATACCTATTATATATCTAATATCACTTATACCAGATAATATAGTGGAGACTTATAAATGGATAGAGATTATGACACGATATGTTAGCTTATTATTCCTTCTGCCTATTCCATTGATCTTATTGGTTGTTGCTAAGATGAGAGGATTAGGTAAAACCAGCAAATAA
- a CDS encoding spore germination protein yields MRLKKAKSNYDERSNKVIIPFSDLIDTNIRNFEELFTDCGDLVKRKFPIGKNKDVWAYIAYIDVMTDRRVIEESVLEQLLVQVRGVGKSLPETDEDKFSFIKDGGFATADLKEINIMDDAVLAVLSGDTVIFIDGYEKAIVVATKGFPNRGVQQPDTENVIRGSKEGFTEAFRINTVLIRRRIRDSKLKVKQIQLGTRTRTDVALMYLDDLVRPQVLQEIEERLSYFKIDSVLESGTLEQLIETNWYSPFPQSQVTQRPDKVASAILEGRVAIVVDNTPFVLLLPTTLNCFFQSSEDYYQRWYVMSFVRFLRYCAAFLSFAIPGFYLALTTFHPAMIPTSLTFSIAAAREGVPFPALIEVLIMELAFELLREAGVRLPAPIGNTIGIVGGLIVGQAVVEANLVSPIIVIIVALTAISSFAIPSYSLTSAFRIIKYLIILLSAFLGFLGFWLGILIILTHLVSLKSINIPYLSPYVARETNNEDLQDSLIRMPIFLNKLRPVFAKRSNKVRLDIDEKGENNVFTKQ; encoded by the coding sequence GTGAGATTAAAAAAAGCAAAGTCAAATTACGATGAAAGAAGCAACAAGGTCATAATTCCATTTTCAGATTTAATAGATACCAATATAAGAAATTTTGAAGAACTATTTACTGATTGTGGTGATTTGGTAAAAAGAAAATTCCCTATAGGTAAAAACAAAGATGTATGGGCATATATTGCATACATTGATGTTATGACCGACAGAAGGGTCATAGAAGAATCTGTTCTTGAACAACTATTAGTTCAAGTAAGGGGTGTTGGAAAGAGTCTTCCAGAAACGGATGAAGACAAGTTCTCATTCATTAAAGATGGTGGGTTCGCAACAGCAGATTTGAAAGAAATTAATATAATGGATGATGCAGTATTAGCCGTACTATCGGGAGATACTGTAATTTTTATTGATGGTTATGAAAAAGCAATAGTAGTAGCCACAAAAGGATTTCCCAACAGAGGTGTACAACAGCCAGATACAGAGAATGTAATAAGAGGCTCTAAGGAAGGCTTTACAGAGGCATTTCGAATCAATACAGTACTAATTAGAAGACGTATCAGAGATAGTAAATTAAAAGTTAAACAGATACAATTAGGAACAAGAACAAGAACCGATGTGGCTCTTATGTATTTAGATGATCTTGTAAGACCTCAGGTATTACAAGAAATAGAAGAAAGACTCAGTTATTTTAAGATAGATAGTGTATTGGAAAGTGGTACATTAGAACAATTGATAGAAACTAATTGGTATTCTCCATTTCCTCAATCCCAAGTAACTCAGAGACCGGACAAAGTGGCATCTGCAATATTGGAGGGAAGAGTAGCTATAGTTGTAGACAATACACCCTTTGTTCTTTTGCTGCCTACAACCCTTAATTGTTTTTTTCAATCATCAGAGGATTATTATCAAAGATGGTATGTGATGAGCTTTGTGAGATTTCTAAGATATTGTGCTGCATTTTTATCTTTTGCTATACCAGGATTCTATCTGGCATTAACTACCTTCCATCCTGCCATGATACCAACATCGTTAACATTTTCCATTGCGGCTGCTAGGGAAGGCGTGCCGTTTCCTGCATTGATTGAAGTGCTGATAATGGAACTGGCTTTTGAACTTTTGAGAGAGGCAGGAGTGAGGCTTCCAGCACCTATAGGTAATACTATTGGAATAGTTGGAGGTTTAATAGTCGGTCAGGCAGTAGTAGAAGCTAATCTAGTAAGCCCTATTATAGTAATTATCGTGGCATTGACAGCTATATCCTCATTTGCTATTCCCAGTTATTCACTTACATCAGCCTTTAGGATAATAAAATACCTAATTATATTATTATCGGCTTTCTTAGGTTTCCTTGGTTTTTGGTTAGGTATCTTAATAATATTGACTCATCTTGTATCACTTAAGAGTATAAATATACCTTATCTTTCACCTTATGTTGCAAGAGAAACCAATAATGAGGATCTTCAGGATTCTCTAATAAGGATGCCAATATTTCTTAATAAACTAAGACCGGTATTTGCTAAAAGAAGTAATAAAGTAAGATTAGATATAGATGAAAAAGGAGAAAATAATGTTTTCACAAAACAATAA
- a CDS encoding CLC_0170 family protein has protein sequence MTNILEKLGNIFSVEFIVLLLIAGLVLLLWDRKVLYRKKMKKEHTISIVLGIIYVSAALAFFVIGRFI, from the coding sequence ATGACAAATATTTTAGAAAAATTAGGTAATATTTTTTCTGTGGAATTTATAGTGCTTTTACTAATTGCAGGTCTAGTACTCCTATTATGGGATAGAAAAGTACTATACAGAAAAAAAATGAAAAAAGAGCATACTATTAGTATTGTTCTAGGAATTATTTATGTATCAGCAGCATTAGCATTTTTTGTAATAGGAAGATTTATTTAA
- a CDS encoding GntR family transcriptional regulator produces the protein MDDKLKVNLNEYLPLRDVVFNTLREAILKGELVAGERLMEKQLAERMGVSRTPIREAIRKLELEGLVVMIPRKGAEVAKITHKDIKDVLEVRAALEELAVKIACEKMSEESLVDLKRTTHKFQTACEEHDIEQIIKKDVEFHDIIFNSTENEKLIQIINNLREQIYRYRVEYIRKVADFGILVKEHDLIVKSIENRDVDEARKIAMQHIVNQEIAVIEIFDKKNK, from the coding sequence ATGGATGATAAATTGAAAGTTAATCTTAATGAATACCTGCCCCTAAGAGATGTTGTATTCAATACGTTAAGAGAGGCCATTCTAAAAGGAGAGCTTGTTGCTGGTGAGAGGCTGATGGAAAAACAACTTGCTGAGAGAATGGGAGTCAGCAGAACACCAATTAGAGAAGCTATTAGAAAATTAGAACTTGAAGGATTAGTAGTAATGATACCTAGAAAAGGCGCAGAGGTAGCAAAAATTACTCATAAAGATATAAAAGATGTATTGGAAGTAAGAGCAGCACTTGAAGAACTAGCAGTAAAGATAGCGTGCGAAAAGATGTCAGAGGAGTCTTTGGTTGATCTTAAAAGGACAACTCACAAATTCCAAACAGCCTGTGAAGAACATGACATAGAGCAGATAATCAAGAAAGATGTTGAATTCCACGATATAATCTTCAATTCAACTGAAAACGAGAAGTTGATACAAATAATAAATAACCTAAGAGAACAAATCTATCGTTATAGAGTTGAATATATAAGAAAAGTTGCTGATTTTGGTATATTAGTAAAAGAACATGACCTGATTGTAAAATCAATAGAAAACAGGGATGTAGACGAAGCTAGAAAGATAGCCATGCAGCATATAGTTAATCAAGAAATAGCAGTTATAGAGATATTTGATAAAAAAAATAAATAA
- the ispE gene encoding 4-(cytidine 5'-diphospho)-2-C-methyl-D-erythritol kinase has product MYRINIKARAKINISLDVIGKREDGYHDVKMIMQTINLYDKINIKKIRKDEIKIQTNLSFLPVDERNLVYKVIKYLKEKYKIKTGVFVDLYKVIPVAAGLAGGSSDAAATLVGMNKLFNLRMSMNEMMEIGTMFGADIPYCLLRGTALSEGIGEKLTSLGRFPDAYVVIAKPGINVSTGFVYGNLDLSSIDVRPDTDKIIEGIDKGDLHQICNNMGNILETVTIKKYPVINEIKDYMMENGAIGSLMTGSGPSVFGILEDKHKAYNLAHKLKVNNIAKFVYTTTIFNS; this is encoded by the coding sequence ATGTATAGAATTAATATTAAGGCTAGAGCCAAGATTAATATATCCCTTGATGTAATAGGGAAAAGAGAAGACGGTTACCATGATGTAAAGATGATCATGCAGACTATTAACTTATACGATAAAATAAATATAAAAAAGATAAGAAAAGATGAAATAAAGATTCAAACCAACTTGTCCTTTCTACCAGTTGATGAAAGGAATCTAGTATATAAAGTTATAAAATACCTAAAGGAAAAATATAAAATAAAAACTGGAGTTTTTGTTGATTTATATAAAGTCATACCAGTAGCAGCAGGTCTTGCTGGTGGTAGCAGTGATGCGGCAGCTACTTTAGTAGGCATGAACAAACTTTTTAATCTTCGCATGTCCATGAATGAAATGATGGAGATAGGTACTATGTTTGGCGCAGACATTCCTTATTGCTTGCTTAGGGGAACAGCTCTTAGTGAAGGAATTGGTGAAAAGTTGACATCTCTAGGTCGTTTTCCAGACGCATACGTTGTTATTGCAAAGCCTGGTATTAATGTTTCAACTGGTTTTGTGTACGGCAATCTTGATTTAAGCAGTATAGATGTTAGACCTGACACAGATAAGATTATAGAAGGCATTGATAAAGGTGATTTACATCAGATTTGTAATAACATGGGAAATATCTTGGAGACAGTCACAATAAAAAAATATCCTGTAATAAATGAAATAAAAGATTATATGATGGAAAATGGAGCTATAGGTTCATTGATGACTGGAAGTGGACCATCTGTTTTTGGTATATTAGAGGACAAGCATAAAGCTTATAATCTAGCCCATAAGTTGAAGGTAAACAATATAGCAAAATTCGTGTATACCACAACAATATTCAATAGCTAA
- a CDS encoding DUF3794 and LysM peptidoglycan-binding domain-containing protein: MSLELEQRNIALIKPKGSRVLQMTIDEDINVPDIKPDIDKILQSNSVVNITGTDVYDSKVLVKGEFGCKVLYVPLNDSKPVHNMISLIPIEETINIDDVSKSDSIKTEYVIEEMKITPINTRKINVKSIVQVKVMVDEKKEMYVPTDICGAQDIQSRWDDITMCKMHTSKKETYKIKDELAIPSSKPNIMEILWYDRTIKNKEFRLLDDKINIKGIVALDTLYLGESGENNLEFVEHEMPFNGVIECNGVNEDMYYDIDIKIVDDKIQIRPDLDGEERVFSVDIVTQLDIKVYSEEKNSILTDVYSLSKEIELEKENVSYETLLCKNQSQCKIKETIEMDANDPDIMQIYYATGDVNIDNVDVFEDKVEVEGVVFGKILYVAADDNNPINVYNAVLPFNQVIDTEGIRNDSRMSIRPSISYINCSMLGEKEVEVKCGVNLDTIVFDNQELDIINGLTEAEIDMKKLQNTPSVVGYIVKDNESLWDIAKTYSTKVDDIKAVNNLDTVDVKRGDKLIIVKNIDSLEI; encoded by the coding sequence TTGAGTTTAGAACTGGAGCAAAGAAATATAGCGTTAATTAAACCGAAAGGTAGCCGAGTTCTTCAGATGACAATAGATGAAGATATTAATGTGCCAGATATCAAGCCTGACATTGATAAGATCTTGCAGAGCAATTCGGTGGTAAACATTACAGGTACTGATGTTTATGATTCTAAAGTTTTAGTTAAAGGTGAATTTGGTTGTAAGGTGCTGTATGTACCTCTTAATGATTCAAAGCCTGTACATAATATGATAAGTCTTATTCCTATAGAGGAGACCATTAATATTGATGATGTATCCAAAAGCGATAGTATTAAGACAGAATATGTCATAGAAGAGATGAAGATAACACCAATCAACACTAGAAAAATCAATGTCAAGTCAATCGTACAAGTCAAGGTTATGGTTGATGAGAAAAAAGAAATGTATGTTCCTACAGACATTTGTGGTGCCCAGGATATCCAAAGCAGATGGGATGACATTACAATGTGTAAAATGCATACATCCAAAAAAGAGACTTATAAAATAAAAGATGAATTAGCCATTCCAAGCAGTAAACCAAATATCATGGAGATATTGTGGTATGATAGGACTATTAAGAACAAGGAATTTAGACTATTGGATGATAAGATCAATATCAAGGGAATTGTTGCACTTGATACTCTATATCTAGGAGAATCAGGGGAAAACAATCTTGAATTCGTTGAACATGAGATGCCTTTTAACGGTGTAATTGAATGTAATGGTGTCAACGAGGATATGTATTATGATATTGATATAAAAATTGTAGATGATAAGATTCAGATAAGACCGGACCTTGATGGAGAAGAGAGAGTATTCTCTGTAGATATAGTGACCCAGTTGGATATCAAGGTATACTCTGAAGAAAAAAATAGTATCCTTACAGATGTCTATTCCCTATCCAAAGAAATTGAGTTGGAAAAAGAAAATGTGAGCTATGAAACATTGCTTTGCAAGAATCAAAGCCAGTGTAAAATAAAAGAAACCATTGAAATGGATGCGAATGATCCTGATATCATGCAGATATACTATGCAACAGGTGATGTCAATATTGATAATGTAGATGTGTTTGAAGATAAAGTAGAAGTTGAAGGCGTTGTATTTGGTAAAATATTGTATGTAGCAGCAGATGATAATAACCCTATTAACGTTTATAACGCTGTTTTACCATTTAATCAGGTTATAGATACAGAAGGTATCAGAAACGACAGTAGAATGTCTATAAGGCCATCTATAAGCTATATTAACTGTAGTATGTTAGGAGAAAAGGAAGTTGAAGTGAAATGCGGAGTTAATCTAGATACGATTGTATTTGATAATCAAGAATTGGATATAATCAATGGGTTGACAGAAGCTGAAATAGATATGAAAAAACTTCAAAACACTCCAAGTGTAGTTGGATATATTGTCAAAGACAATGAATCATTATGGGATATAGCAAAAACATATTCAACTAAGGTAGATGACATAAAAGCTGTTAATAATTTAGATACAGTGGATGTAAAAAGAGGGGATAAATTAATAATAGTCAAAAACATTGATAGCCTTGAAATTTAA
- a CDS encoding Veg family protein: MRWLKMIAKEDITEVRKRVDGYVGSKVLVKANKGRKRIVIKQGVLQSTYPSIFVVKVQNELQNTYRTVSYSYTDILTNNVELSLCQE; the protein is encoded by the coding sequence ATGAGGTGGTTAAAAATGATTGCAAAAGAAGATATTACCGAGGTAAGAAAACGCGTAGACGGTTATGTCGGTAGTAAAGTTTTAGTTAAAGCTAATAAGGGACGAAAAAGAATTGTCATTAAACAGGGTGTATTACAGAGCACATATCCAAGCATTTTTGTAGTCAAAGTCCAAAACGAACTACAAAATACTTATAGAACTGTTTCATATAGTTATACAGATATATTGACTAATAACGTTGAATTATCGTTATGTCAGGAATAA
- the lepB gene encoding signal peptidase I, whose translation MKKLDKLIVREWITALIYSIVIVGVISLIIWPMKVKGRSMENTLYDNDYILVSKAITLITEYKKGDLIILCYEENGKVNRIVKRIIGLEGDHIQIIDNKVIRNGQILEENYVKGTTIGNIDLYVPKGNVFFLGDNRSLSKDSRILGCFNKSKIKGKVIIKL comes from the coding sequence ATGAAGAAATTGGATAAACTAATAGTTAGAGAATGGATTACAGCATTAATATATTCAATAGTGATTGTAGGTGTTATTTCTTTAATAATTTGGCCTATGAAAGTAAAAGGCAGATCTATGGAGAACACTTTATATGATAACGACTATATATTAGTATCTAAAGCCATTACACTAATAACAGAATATAAGAAAGGCGATCTAATTATACTTTGTTATGAAGAGAATGGAAAAGTCAATAGGATAGTCAAGAGAATTATTGGACTTGAAGGAGATCATATTCAGATAATAGATAATAAAGTTATAAGAAATGGCCAAATTCTAGAAGAAAATTATGTAAAAGGAACCACCATAGGAAATATAGACCTATATGTACCCAAAGGAAATGTATTTTTTCTGGGAGATAATAGAAGTTTAAGTAAGGATAGTCGCATTCTAGGATGTTTTAACAAGAGCAAAATTAAGGGAAAAGTTATAATAAAGTTGTAG
- a CDS encoding protease complex subunit PrcB family protein codes for MKKIIFILCLLIVFAFTACGNKAEEQEDEDKIRDLEFTVVEDKDVPDVIKQKIEESKMEPFKFSFSDGQYLYIVVGYGEQPTGGYSIQVKEVYESKDYVVILTELLGPSKDDTVTMSLSYPYVVVKTEDLSLPVYYK; via the coding sequence ATGAAAAAAATTATTTTTATTTTGTGTTTACTTATAGTGTTTGCATTTACAGCATGTGGTAACAAGGCTGAAGAACAGGAAGATGAAGATAAAATAAGAGATCTTGAATTCACAGTTGTAGAAGATAAAGATGTACCAGATGTCATAAAACAAAAGATAGAAGAGTCCAAGATGGAACCATTCAAGTTTAGTTTCAGTGATGGGCAGTATTTATACATAGTTGTTGGATATGGAGAACAGCCAACAGGTGGATATAGTATACAAGTAAAAGAAGTATACGAATCCAAGGATTATGTTGTAATCTTGACTGAGTTGCTAGGACCATCAAAAGATGATACAGTCACTATGAGCTTATCGTATCCATATGTAGTAGTAAAAACAGAAGACTTGTCATTACCAGTTTACTATAAGTAG
- a CDS encoding phospho-sugar mutase, which produces MDYLKEYNMWLDNDYFDEETKKELREIKDNDMEIQERFYKELEFGTGGLRGIIGAGNNRMNIYTVRKATQGLANYIKINGQEAIDKGVVIAYDSRYMSPEFADEAALVLNANGIKAYVFESLRPTPELSFAVRELGAIAGIVVTASHNPAEYNGYKVYWEDGAQITSPKDVEIIGEVKKVTDYKDVKSMDKETASKEGLYNVIGKEIDDRYIEELKKQIINPDAIKKASEDFSIVYTPLHGTGNIPVRRILDEIGFKNVNVVGEQELPDSNFSTVSYPNPEDIKAFKLAIKLGKEKNADVILATDPDADRLGVLVKKDDDYIALTGNMIGVLLLDYILSQKKANNKLPENGAVIETIVSTDMASVIADSYNVKLFKVLTGFKYIGEKIKEFKEEDTYEYLFGFEESYGCLIGTHARDKDAVVATMTVCELGAYYKLKGLTLYDALIEVYEKYGYYKETLESVTLKGIEGVNKIKHILSTLRNEPPKDINGIKVIEAVDYLEDTDLPKSNVLYYTLEDGSWFCVRPSGTEPKIKFYFGIKDSSNDEADKHLKEFSKGVMKIINDIIQ; this is translated from the coding sequence GTGGATTATTTAAAAGAGTATAATATGTGGCTGGACAACGACTATTTTGATGAAGAAACAAAAAAAGAATTGAGAGAGATCAAAGACAATGATATGGAGATTCAAGAAAGATTCTATAAAGAGCTGGAATTCGGTACAGGTGGACTTAGAGGCATCATAGGTGCTGGTAATAATAGAATGAATATCTATACTGTCAGAAAAGCAACTCAAGGTTTAGCTAATTATATTAAGATAAATGGACAGGAAGCAATTGATAAAGGAGTTGTCATAGCTTATGACTCTAGGTATATGTCTCCTGAATTTGCAGATGAAGCAGCCCTTGTATTGAATGCTAATGGTATAAAAGCTTATGTTTTTGAAAGTCTTAGACCAACACCAGAATTATCTTTTGCAGTTAGAGAGCTAGGAGCTATAGCAGGAATTGTTGTAACTGCAAGTCATAATCCTGCAGAATACAATGGTTACAAAGTATATTGGGAAGATGGAGCTCAGATTACATCTCCAAAAGATGTTGAAATAATAGGTGAAGTAAAGAAAGTTACGGATTACAAAGATGTAAAATCAATGGATAAAGAAACTGCTTCAAAAGAAGGATTATATAATGTCATTGGAAAAGAAATTGACGATAGGTATATTGAAGAACTAAAAAAACAAATTATTAATCCTGATGCAATCAAAAAGGCTTCTGAAGATTTTTCTATAGTATATACTCCTCTTCATGGAACTGGAAATATACCTGTAAGAAGAATTTTAGACGAGATAGGTTTCAAAAATGTCAATGTTGTAGGAGAACAAGAATTACCTGACAGTAATTTCTCAACAGTAAGCTATCCTAATCCAGAAGATATAAAAGCCTTCAAACTTGCAATTAAGCTGGGAAAAGAGAAAAATGCAGATGTTATATTAGCCACAGACCCAGATGCAGATAGATTAGGTGTACTGGTTAAAAAAGATGATGATTATATTGCTCTAACTGGAAATATGATAGGTGTTTTATTACTGGACTATATATTATCCCAGAAAAAAGCAAATAATAAACTACCTGAGAATGGTGCTGTCATTGAAACCATTGTGTCAACTGATATGGCAAGTGTAATAGCAGATAGCTATAATGTAAAACTATTCAAGGTTCTAACAGGATTCAAATATATTGGTGAAAAAATTAAAGAATTCAAGGAAGAAGATACCTATGAATATCTATTCGGTTTTGAAGAAAGTTATGGTTGCTTAATTGGTACACATGCTAGAGATAAAGATGCTGTTGTAGCAACAATGACGGTTTGTGAACTGGGAGCATACTACAAATTAAAAGGATTAACTCTTTATGATGCATTAATAGAAGTATATGAAAAATACGGTTACTACAAAGAAACACTTGAATCTGTAACTTTGAAAGGTATTGAAGGAGTTAACAAAATAAAACATATATTAAGTACACTAAGGAATGAGCCTCCTAAGGACATTAATGGTATCAAAGTAATAGAAGCAGTAGATTACTTGGAAGATACAGATCTGCCAAAATCCAATGTACTATACTATACTTTAGAAGATGGATCATGGTTCTGCGTAAGACCATCAGGAACAGAACCAAAAATCAAATTCTATTTTGGTATAAAAGATTCAAGTAATGATGAAGCAGACAAACACTTAAAAGAATTCTCTAAAGGAGTAATGAAAATTATTAACGATATTATTCAATAA
- a CDS encoding PEGA domain-containing protein, with protein sequence MNNDKKKKKMDIISKMTIIGVLGLAVILIVVFAMVFGGGKKKNTNNKVDQETEIPVDNNDVGRDIEYERALGVVQKVDTVNDTLTIFNIDSNESATLNMDSAVDIQDEYGSLMTLVQFNKGDMIETKYDKDKMRPEYVHKTAKTWKRNKINGAVVDKEKSTITIGNDKYNYTGELVTIFNGNPFDINDLTEEDEVTLLGYKDIVWTIIMENGHGYIQLKNHSNFIGGTLQIGTNKTVDIKDVTLVPVPVGVHDIIVTNDQATYETEVMVDKDQKVVVNVKDATPKKGMVQFSVTQEGVSFSINGEVYSDFSEPIPLDYGNYTVKVVKDNYVDWEKELVVNKSFTTFEINLEKKPTYIHVDSPVGVDIYIDGNYIGEIPITTPINPGEHTITLRKDGYYSTMHQLVIEDNGEDAYYTLPKLSKIDKDLINDPNNGTTTPDNNTDTNINNGNNNELNNNGSNEEDKDTPSSNDVYDD encoded by the coding sequence ATGAATAATGATAAGAAGAAAAAGAAAATGGATATTATCAGTAAAATGACTATTATCGGTGTTTTAGGACTTGCAGTTATTCTTATAGTTGTATTTGCTATGGTATTCGGTGGTGGTAAAAAGAAGAACACCAACAATAAAGTTGACCAGGAAACTGAAATACCTGTAGACAATAATGACGTTGGCAGGGATATTGAATATGAAAGAGCATTAGGGGTTGTACAAAAAGTTGATACAGTAAATGATACATTGACAATATTTAATATTGATAGTAACGAATCTGCCACATTGAACATGGATAGTGCTGTTGATATCCAAGATGAATACGGATCATTAATGACACTTGTTCAATTCAATAAAGGGGATATGATAGAAACAAAATACGACAAAGACAAAATGAGACCAGAATATGTTCACAAGACTGCAAAAACGTGGAAAAGAAATAAAATCAATGGTGCAGTTGTGGATAAAGAAAAAAGTACTATTACAATAGGTAATGACAAATATAACTATACAGGAGAATTGGTGACAATTTTCAATGGAAATCCATTTGATATTAACGATTTAACTGAAGAAGATGAAGTTACCTTATTAGGATACAAAGATATTGTTTGGACTATAATCATGGAAAACGGACATGGATATATTCAACTTAAGAACCATAGTAATTTCATAGGAGGAACATTACAGATTGGTACCAATAAAACAGTGGATATAAAAGATGTTACCCTAGTACCTGTACCTGTAGGTGTACATGATATTATTGTTACCAATGACCAAGCTACTTATGAAACAGAAGTTATGGTGGATAAAGACCAGAAAGTTGTTGTTAACGTAAAAGATGCTACTCCAAAAAAAGGTATGGTTCAATTCAGTGTAACACAAGAAGGAGTTTCATTTTCCATTAATGGTGAAGTCTACAGTGATTTTTCAGAGCCAATTCCTCTAGACTATGGTAATTATACCGTAAAAGTCGTGAAAGATAACTATGTTGATTGGGAAAAAGAACTTGTCGTGAATAAATCATTTACAACTTTTGAAATAAACTTGGAGAAAAAACCAACTTATATTCATGTAGATAGTCCTGTAGGAGTAGATATATATATAGATGGTAATTATATTGGTGAAATACCAATTACTACGCCAATAAATCCAGGTGAACATACAATAACCCTTAGAAAAGATGGATATTATTCTACAATGCATCAGTTAGTTATTGAAGATAATGGTGAAGACGCTTACTATACTTTACCTAAGTTGAGTAAAATTGATAAGGATTTAATTAATGACCCAAATAATGGAACTACTACACCTGACAACAATACTGATACTAATATAAATAATGGTAATAATAATGAATTAAATAATAATGGATCTAATGAAGAAGATAAAGATACGCCATCTTCTAATGATGTATATGATGATTAG